Proteins encoded by one window of Deltaproteobacteria bacterium:
- a CDS encoding undecaprenyl-phosphate glucose phosphotransferase, which translates to MIKGVLREHATLVDYLSRSADPAIAVIVTLIMGRLNGFLGPSDFVWVLTICIPIFIFFIYPLFGIYKSWRGLPIWQESRALLLAWTTVLLLFHIFTLLLSDREQFAILWPFGIFKYKPFLIWAAVVYLTTAVFRALIRSFLRSIRSRGYNIRRVVIAGAGDLGRTVNYVLSSNPWLGYVIEAFFDDDLQKQGSSVAGVPVAGTLDDLPAFLGRKRIDNVFLALPLSAEKRIRELLQALDNFTGNVNMVPNIFDYYLLNCSITEIANLPVIKLRQSLNQPERLLKWLEDRVIALAALVICSPLMLLIAVAVKLSSPGPIIFKQRRYGLNGQEIVVYKFRTMTVCEDGPEIEQAKPCDPRVTRIGAVLRKYNLDELPQFINVLQGRMSVVGPRPHAVAHNEYYRTLVSYYMLRHKLKPGITGWAQVNGFRGETDTLEKMEKRIEYDLEYIDKWSLWFDLKILILTIFKGFGQPTAY; encoded by the coding sequence GTGATCAAAGGTGTCCTCAGAGAACATGCAACTCTGGTAGACTATCTTAGTAGATCGGCAGATCCTGCCATTGCGGTAATTGTTACCCTGATAATGGGACGTCTCAATGGTTTCTTGGGGCCAAGCGACTTTGTCTGGGTACTGACGATTTGCATTCCTATCTTTATTTTTTTCATCTATCCACTCTTCGGAATATATAAATCCTGGCGAGGCCTGCCAATCTGGCAAGAAAGTCGGGCCCTTTTGCTGGCCTGGACAACAGTGCTTCTACTTTTCCACATTTTTACGCTGCTTCTCAGCGATAGAGAACAGTTTGCGATTCTCTGGCCTTTCGGAATATTCAAGTACAAGCCTTTCCTGATATGGGCTGCGGTGGTTTATCTGACAACAGCGGTCTTCAGAGCATTGATCCGTTCATTCTTACGGTCGATACGGTCCAGGGGTTACAATATACGCCGTGTGGTAATAGCCGGCGCAGGTGACTTGGGAAGAACTGTTAATTATGTCTTGTCCTCTAACCCCTGGCTTGGATATGTAATCGAAGCATTTTTTGATGATGACTTGCAGAAACAGGGGAGTTCTGTGGCGGGCGTACCGGTTGCAGGTACCCTCGATGATCTGCCGGCCTTTCTCGGCAGGAAGAGGATAGACAACGTCTTTCTCGCTTTACCCCTGAGTGCTGAAAAAAGAATTCGAGAACTCTTGCAGGCACTCGACAATTTTACTGGCAATGTGAATATGGTACCGAACATCTTCGATTACTACTTGTTAAACTGTTCCATCACAGAGATTGCCAATCTCCCCGTTATCAAGCTGCGTCAGAGCCTCAATCAGCCTGAACGCCTCCTCAAGTGGCTGGAAGACAGGGTGATAGCTCTAGCAGCCCTTGTGATTTGCAGTCCACTTATGCTGCTTATTGCAGTAGCGGTCAAACTTTCCTCACCAGGCCCTATCATTTTCAAGCAGCGGCGCTATGGACTCAACGGCCAGGAAATTGTAGTCTACAAGTTTCGCACCATGACCGTATGCGAAGACGGTCCTGAAATTGAACAGGCCAAGCCTTGTGATCCCAGAGTTACCAGGATAGGAGCAGTTTTGAGAAAATATAACCTTGACGAGCTTCCTCAATTTATTAACGTTCTCCAGGGACGAATGTCAGTAGTGGGTCCTCGTCCGCACGCTGTGGCCCACAATGAATACTATCGCACACTTGTGAGCTATTATATGCTTCGACACAAATTAAAACCTGGCATCACTGGTTGGGCCCAGGTGAACGGTTTCAGGGGCGAGACTGACACGCTAGAAAAAATGGAAAAACGTATAGAATACGACCTGGAATACATCGACAAATGGTCTCTCTGGTTTGACCTGAAAATTTTGATTTTGACTATCTTCAAGGGCTTCGGCCAACCCACTGCCTACTGA
- a CDS encoding DUF1972 domain-containing protein translates to MKRVLRILGTRGIPARYGGFETFAERLSLYLVEKEWQVYVYCQAHGAGGPSEKLWKRISLIHIPVPLQGALGTVYFDFKSTLHALRRPGLILTLGYNTAVFCLAYRLGNKKNLLNMDGIEWRRKKWSLFTRLWFYLNECIAVRIANHLIADHPEIMARLTTRVPPNKISMIPYGADLIRKADKIELDPFGLKPQRFALIIARPEPENLILETVRAYCSKPRGMPLVILGNYFPKENRYHRKVYSVANEEVLFLGAIYDKTVVNSLRFHCRLYIHGHTAGGTNPSLVEALGAGCPILAHDNRFNRWVLGGHGRYFFDETDCAKQLDSLLDDREELARMREKSWSRHHSLFTWEWILASYDRLLREWTH, encoded by the coding sequence ATGAAACGAGTCTTGAGAATATTGGGAACACGAGGAATTCCCGCCCGCTATGGCGGCTTCGAAACCTTTGCTGAGCGTCTGTCCTTGTACCTGGTAGAAAAAGAATGGCAGGTATATGTCTACTGTCAAGCACATGGCGCAGGAGGGCCGTCCGAGAAACTCTGGAAGCGAATTTCGCTCATACATATACCTGTACCATTGCAGGGAGCGCTAGGTACAGTTTATTTTGACTTCAAGTCTACTTTGCATGCGCTACGCAGACCTGGCCTGATTCTAACATTAGGTTACAACACCGCCGTCTTTTGCCTGGCATATCGCCTGGGCAACAAGAAAAATCTTCTCAATATGGACGGAATCGAATGGCGCCGAAAAAAATGGAGTCTTTTCACCAGACTCTGGTTCTATTTGAATGAATGTATAGCTGTGCGAATTGCAAATCATCTCATTGCAGACCATCCTGAGATCATGGCTCGTCTCACCACTAGAGTTCCTCCAAACAAGATTTCCATGATACCTTACGGTGCTGACCTGATTAGAAAAGCAGACAAGATTGAGCTGGACCCATTTGGCTTGAAGCCCCAGAGGTTTGCCCTCATAATCGCACGTCCCGAACCGGAAAACCTCATTCTGGAAACTGTTCGGGCTTACTGCAGTAAACCACGTGGAATGCCCCTTGTCATCCTGGGCAATTACTTTCCCAAGGAAAACCGTTATCATAGAAAAGTATATTCAGTCGCTAACGAAGAGGTACTCTTTCTTGGCGCCATTTATGACAAAACTGTAGTGAATTCTTTGCGCTTTCATTGTAGGCTGTACATACATGGTCATACCGCTGGTGGTACCAATCCATCCCTGGTTGAAGCTCTCGGAGCTGGGTGTCCAATTCTGGCCCACGACAACAGGTTCAATCGTTGGGTTCTCGGAGGCCACGGCCGTTATTTCTTCGACGAGACTGACTGTGCTAAACAACTGGACTCGCTTCTAGATGACAGAGAGGAGCTTGCTCGGATGAGAGAAAAAAGCTGGAGCCGTCATCACTCACTTTTCACCTGGGAGTGGATTCTTGCCTCGTACGACAGACTTCTTCGAGAGTGGACCCACTAG